A region of the Zymomonas mobilis subsp. mobilis ATCC 10988 genome:
GGTAAAGCCTTTCTGCCGCACCGCTTCAACAAGGGCATCCTCCGCCGAAAAAGCTAAAATCCCTAAACTCGCCAAAGTCACTTCATCGGCAATAGAGGGATCATCAGACGGTATTTTTTTATAAACTGGCTCTGGCAATGATACCTCCGAAACCACGCCCAGAAGGTCATTTTCGGCATTAAAAAGCTGCATAACATCGAAATCTTGTGAAGCGTCCATCTTCCGGCCTTAACTGGGTTGTCGTGATGCCCTTTGCAGAAATTCTCTTTACCAAAGGAGAGTCCCCCTTTGGATTTCCATTTCTCAGAAACACCCTAAATATGACATAAATAACATATTTACACAAATAAAAGAAAATTTATAATAAAAAGGGTGATTAGGCTGTTCTTTTTATAAAAAACAGAAACCTTGTTTCGAGCAAAAAAAACTCTGCTAATCAAAAAGATAAGAGCCGCCTCTTGCCCGAACAAAAGGCTATTTATCCTATCCCGCCGAATTCAGTTTTTTCACTGGAAAGCTAGGATGCTTATCCAACCAAGATTGTGCCTCTTTTTTGGCCTCGGCAATCTGGGCAGGGGTCATCATTTTACTTAAAACCTGACAATTATTTTCGGCATTTTTTAGACCCAGACCGGCTGCCAGACTGAACCACATATAGGCATCCACATCATTTCGAGCAGCCCCCTCGCCCAAATGCGCCATTTTACCCAACATAAACAAGGCAACGACATCACCCTGCGCTGCCGCTTTCTGATACCAGAGGACGGCCTCTTTATAATTCTGGGATTTGCCTTTGGCCTGATGGTAAAGGAGGCTTGCCAAATTCAACTGCGCTTTCACAAAGCCTTGATCGGCGGCCTTCTGATACCAAGCCAAAGCGATCTTCTGATCCTGAACAACACCTTGGCCTTTTTCATAAAGATAGGCGATATTATATTCGGCAGCCGGAAATTTCTGATCGGCGGCCTTCTGATACCAAGTCGCAGCAGTCGCCATATCTTGGGTTACGCCCTGCCCCTGACTATACATCACGCCCAAATTATATTCAGCCAAAGCATAGCCTTGGGCAGCCGCTTTTTGATACCAGATAGCGGCTGTTTTATACTCTTGGGCTGTGCCAAGGCCTTGATAATACATATCGCCCAAATTGGTTTGGGCAACTTTGTCGCCTTGCCCTGCCGCACGCTGTAACCAAGTCAAAGCGGCCTGAAAATTCTGGGGGACACCGACACCATATTGATACATGCTGCCCACATTATTTTCAGCCTTCACAAAACCCTGATCGGCGGCTTTCTGATACCATGAAAAAGCGGTTTTATAATTTCTAGCTACGCCCTTTCCCCGTTCATACAATGCCCCCAAATAAAATTGGGCTTCGGCATGACCGAGATCCGCAGCCTTCTGAAAATACTCTCTGGCTTGGCTGTAGCTCTGGGCAACATTATGTCCGTGATAATAGCGAAGACCAGATTCAAAATTGTCATTTGCCTTTTTGACATCTGTCGTTTTCACCGCTGCATAAAGCGGGAAAGATGTCACCGGCGTTAAAGCCACCAATAATGGCAACCAGATATTTTTCTGAAAAAACAAGCTTCTTGTCGTCAGTATCACGGTTACACCCCTATTTTTTCAGAAACCGGAATAAAAGATACCGTCATCTTTCTGGCATGACAGAATAACAAGCTGTCTCAAAAAGATAACCCATGATAACTACCGACCATAGGCAAAATACAAATTATCGAGAACTGTGTTTTTGTTACCTGAACAAGATAATCTCCAGATCAAAAAACACATAATATCCGATTTTCGCGACAGAATAAGGCGCTTACAATATTTCAAAAATGAAGATTTTTGTTTTTTCAAATCATAAAAATATATCAACAAAAAAAGACTTTTTATGGGATAGATAAAGCCTAATTTATTGAAATTTTAAAACAAATAATGATTTCTAAATTACCAAAGCCGCATCAAAATCACGCCCCAATTTTTGAAACTGCCCTCAAATTCCTTTTCATCTGCATCAATCTTGTCTTTTTTCTGATTGCCCAAAAAGGCTTTTAAATCAGGCGATAACGGCCTTTTTGGGTTCTTTTCAATAAATCGAAGAAAACGATAACTGTAAAAAAAAGTTTGATAATGAAACGGATTATCATTAGCAATTTCGTCATTATGAAAAGATCGACTCAATATAGAGAAAGAAATGATACTTTGTATCATAAGCATAGCAAAAACAATAATGACGGATTCTTTTGAATGCTCCAGTCAATATCGCTTCTCATTTCTTGAAAGGCAAAAAGAAATCAAAGGCCAATCAGCCTTTTTATTTAAACGATACTAAATAATAAAGATTATCTTTTTTATTATTTCTTGATCAAATAGAAGGAAAATAAATATGATGCTCATTGACAGGGATAATGCTCAAAAGCACATCGCCTTCTTGAAAACAGATTTATTTTCAAATTCTATTTCCGAAAAGAGAAAAAAGATAATATGTACAGCTTGTTCTATGAATCATGCAAAAACTGATTGTCTCAAGACCTGTTTGCTTATGGCAAGCAGCTTATTTCTTCTTCCCTGCGCCACGGCTGCGACAGCCTCTTCTTACGACCAACCCGATACCCAAATACAAAGAGACAGCGCCAAATTAGGCAATTCAACACCCGCGGTCAGCCAAATCGACCCCGCCGCAGCCCGAGATTCAAAAACCGCAATCCCCTCACCTACCGCCGATAACAAAGATACGCTCGACACCAGCGGCAACCTCCTCGGTGATATGGGCGGGCTTCGGACATGGCTCTATAAATACGGCATTACATTTGATCTCGAAGAATATGACGAATTATGGGGTAATGTTTCCGGTGGTACCGGCGGCAAGCCCGCTTATGAAGGGGTCACCGCTCCGACTATTCGGGTTGATCTTGAAAAACTGATTGGCCTCAAAGGCGGCCTTTTCAATGTCAGCGCACTGCAAACCCGTGGGCGCTCGATCAGTCAGGAACAACTTTCCGTCTATAACCCTGTCAGCGGCTTTGAAGCAGACCGCTCCACCCGCTTATTTGAATTATGGTATCAACAAAGTTTCTTCCATGACAAATTAGACATCAAAATCGGGCAGCAAGATCTCTATACAGAATTTTTAATCAGCGATTACGGCGCGCTCTATTTGAACGCTAATTTCGGTTGGCCAATGGCACCTTCCGTCAATCTCTATGGTGGCGGGCCCGCATGGCCGTTGGCTTCTCCCGCCATCCGCTTCCGCTATCGCCCGACCAACCAGCTTACCGTTCTCTTTGCGGCTGCCGATGACAATCCTTCCGGCCACAGCTTTTACAACAGCGCAGATCCCACCAATCAAAGCGTCCATAAAGACGGTGCCAATTTCAATATGGGCGGCGGCGCGCTTTTGATTGCGGAATTACAATATGCCATCAATCCGCAACCGGATGATATGTCCACGGTTACCGAAAATCCGGGCTTACCGGGTATCTATCGCTTGGGCGGATTTTATGACACTGGACGTTTTCCCGACCAACGTTACGATACCAATGGTAATTTGCTCGCTTCACCAGACAGCAACGGCAATGCCCGAATGCATCGTGGCAACTGGATGATTTACGGTATTGTCGATCAAATGATCTGGCGGCCTTCTTTGGGGTCTCCAACCTCTCTTGGGGTCTTTGTTCGCCCGACTTTTAATATGGGCGACCGCAATATGGTTTCTTTTGCGATTGATGCTGGTCTCAATCTCAAAGCACCCTTTAAAGGACGCAATAATGACACCGTTGGACTGGCATGGGGTATGGGACGAACCAGTTCAGGCCAGCGTGCTTATGACCGCGATCTCCGTTATTTCAATGGGGGACGCTATCAACCGATCAGCGGCAATGAACATCATATAGAGCTGACTTATCAGGCACAAATCACGCCTTGGATGGTGCTACAACCTGATCTGCAATATATCATCAACCCATCGGGGGGCGTGCTTAATACGAATACCTATAAAAAGGTCGGCAACGAAGTTGTCTTCGGCCTACACAGCAATATCAGCTTCTAAAAAGTACCCTTTTCAATCTGGTGCTTCTCACCTTTTCAGCACCGGATTGGAAAGAAAACCAAAAATCACGCCCCCATAAAAGCGGTATCCTATCCAAAAAAAACCAAGATATTTTGCCTTTTTCCAAGAGACATTGGCACATTCAAATATTTACCGCCAAAGAAAGAATATGATAGACTTAGAAAATCGCTACCCTTTTTAATAGGGCAGGCTTTTTTCAAGCAAAGACTAAAAATAGTCCTGCTTTTTCAGCTTAGGATGCCTCATGAAACAGCGCCCGTTAGGAAAGACCGGATTCCAGATTGCCCCGATTATTTTTGGCGGCAATGTTTTCGGCTGGACAGTCGATGAAAAACGTAGCTTTGCGCTGTTGGATGCGTGGATTGATGCCGGTTTTAATGCCATTGATACCGCTGATATGTATTCGGCTTGGGTCGATGGGAATAAAGGCGGGGAATCCGAAAGCATCATCGGCCATTGGTTACAAGCCCATCCTTCCAAACGGGACAAGGTTCTTATTTTCACCAAGGTTGGCGGCGATTTCCGCGATGAAAAACGAAAAGGTCTCAAAGCGGGCTATATCCGCCTCGCCGTCGAGGCCTCGTTGCAAAGACTGTCAATCGAAGCCATTGACCTTTACCAGTCGCATTTTCCTGACGAAACCGTTGATGATGAAGAAACGCTCAGCGTTTACCAAGACCTCATCAAGGAAGGCAAAATCAGGGCAATCGGGGCTTCAAATTATACCGCCCCCCAGCTTGATCGCGCCTTGAAAATTGCCGCAGAGAAAAACCTTCCAGCTTATCAAACGCTGCAACCTGAATATAATCTTTATGACCGCTTCGGCTATGAAGGTGCCGTTGCCGATCTCTGCCTTGACCATACAATCGGGGTAATCCCTTATTACAGTCTGGCTTCCGGCTTTTTATCAGGGAAATACCGTTCCGAAGCCGATCTCGGCCAAAGCCAACGCGGTGCAGGCATCAAAAAATATCTAAACCCTCGCGGAATGCGCATCTTGGCCGCGCTGGATGAGGTCTCAAAAGGACAAAATGCCAAACCGGCAGAAATTGCCTTGGCATGGTTATTAACACGCCCTGCCATCACTGCCCCGATCGCCAGCGCGACCAGCATCGAACAAATGGCTAGCTTGAAAAAAGCCACTGAAATAAATCTGACACCCGATGAGGTTATACTGTTGAATGAGGCCAGTGCCGTTTTACCAACGGATTAACGAAAACTACTTTTCTTCTGATACAGATTTTTTAATGGGGCGTTGTTCAGTCGAAAGTTTTTAACCGGCCTTGCGATCGAAAATAGACATTTTCTCATAGCATAAAAACAAGGGGCATCATCGGGATGGATAAGCTGTGAAATATTGGGCGATACTAGGCAGCCTCCTATGCGTTTCTTTGGGGAGCAATGCGCTCGCGGCGAAACATGAACCTCGTTATATGCTGGAAAAGGTGGTTGAACTAAGCCGCCATGGTGTCCGTCCCCCGACAGAAAAAGAGGCCGAAGAAATTGCCAGCGGCACAAATCGAAATTGGCCGGAATGGGTAACGCCTCTTGGGGAATTGACCGGTCACGGCTATGCCGCATCCCTTCTCAAAGCGCGGTATGAAGGGGAATATTACCGGAAAACCGGCCTGTTAAAATCCGGCTGTGGCCTTTCGAAAGATGTCTATATCTGGAGCAGTCCAGTCGAACGCTCAAAAGCCACCGCCTTAGCCTATGTGGATGGGATGTTTCCGGCTTGTAATATCCCTATCCATTATAGCGATATGGATTCAGACTATCTTTTCCATTTTAATAAATTGGTGCCGCCTAATAGCGCCCCCGATCAAGCCAAAGCTGAAATAGAACAAATTTTGGGAAGCAATCTCGCCACAGCACGGCAAAGAATGCAGCCTGAGATAGCACGGCTTCGGGCAGCCGTCTGTATCGCCGGAAAAAGCTGCCCGATATTCGATACCCCTTGGCAAATAAAAACCAAGGATAAAGGCGGTATATCCGTTACCGGTCTCGAAAGCTTGGCCAGTATAGGGCAGGTGCTGTTACTCGAATATAGCGAAAACAAACCCCTTTCCGAGGTTGCTTTTGGAAAAGCCCCCGACGCCGCGACAATCGGCGCTTTGTTATCGCTACAGACGCTCCGCTATGATGTCGGAAATGATCGCCTTTCGGCTGCCAGACAAGGTGGATCAGTTTTATTAAATCAAATCCGCATGGCACTGGAATTGGGAACAGGCAGCGCGTCAAGCACGGGCAGACAAGCCATTGCAGGGCCTCCAGATGTCGCTTATTTGCTCTATGTTGCCCATGATACCAATATCGCCTTTATCAGACGCTTATTATCTTTCACATGGCAAGTCGGCGAATATCCTCGCGGCAATATCCCACCCAGCAGTAGCCTCGTTTTTGAAAGATGGCAGGACCGCGTAACGAAAAAACGCTTTATCCGGCTTTATTTTCAAACTCAGACGCTCGACCAAACGCGATCACTCACGCCGCTCGATCAACGTCATCCTCTGCTGACAGCCGAATTTAAAAAACCGGATTGTCAAAAGACCAAGGTCGGGACGCTTTGTCCTTTCGATGGCATGATTGCTCAAATGAACCAAGCGATTGATTATTCGACTGTTGCTATCGCTGCCCATCCGGTAAAGTAACGCCCCTTTTTGAATTTTCATTCGGGGTGTCAAAAAATATTATGAGAATAGAATTTACTTTTCCTTGCTTTGGCTCTTTACGGACAGTGGCCACCGATAATGCCCAATTCGGGGATGCCGTTATTTTCTTTGGCTGGTTCATCACTGAAACGGCCATGAATATCGCGGTAGAAGGCTACAAAGTTAAAATGGACGAAGTCATCCGTTTGGTTGTGATCGACGACGAAGGTAATGACATCACAACCCAAGTTGCCGATTTCTATGCCAAAGCCTCTGCCGATATTCAGGAAGAACATAGCCACGCTTCCTGAATATCCTTTGCAAGTCGGATATTTAAACTTCTGTTCAAAGGCCTGTTTTCATCCCACGGCTTTATCGGCTTTTATCAAACGAACGATATTTTCGGTGGTGCGCTCGACATTGGCCGCCGCCGATAACAAGGCCTGATCCAACGGTATCGCAGCCGGTAAAATCCCGAAAATCGCATCGATACCTTTTTGATACAAACTATCTATCTGCTCTCCGATATAGCCGCCCAAAGCAATAACCACTGTTTCAGGATTGGCTTTCTTAGCGGCTTTGGCTACCCCCATCGGCGTTTTTCCATATTGGGTCTGAAAATCGATACCGCCCTCGCCTGTTAGGACATAATCGGCATCTTTGCTTTTCTCCATCAACCCCGTGATACGGATAACCAGTTCAATACCTTTTTCTATTGTCGCATCGGTAAAAGCCAACAACCCACCACTTAATCCACCGGCAGCCCCCGCCCCCGCTTTTTCGGCAATCTCTTTACCCAAACTAGCCTTTATCAAATCGGCATAATGCCGCAAATTATCATCCAGCTGTCGAACCATGTCAGGATTGGCTCCTTTTTGGGGCGCGAAAACAGCACTGGCACCAATTTCCCCCACCAAAGGATTGGTTACATCGGAAGCAATAATAATTTCGGTGTCTGCTATGCGGGGATCAAGGCCAGAAATGTCGATCTCGGCCAAGGTGGATAAGCCACCGCCGCCTCGCGTAATCGGCCATCCTTTTTTATCAAGAAAGCGGACGCCCAAGGCTTCAGCCATACCGGCACCGCCATCATTGGTCGCACTGCCCCCCATGCCCATAATGATTTTTCTGATGCCACGGTCCAAAGCGGATTTCAGCAACTGGCCGGTGCCATAAGTAGTCGTGATTAGCGGGTTTTTGCTCTTCTCATCCACAAATTGAAGACCGCTCGCCGCAGCCATTTCGATGATAGCTGTCTTGCCATCGCCCAAAATACCATAATCAGCCATCACCGGCTGCATCAGGGGATTCATCACCCTTTCGCTTATTCGCTGGCCTTGGGTAGCATCAATCAAAGATTGTACCGTGCCTTCGCCCCCATCCGCCATAGGGAGAATGACCGTTTCGGCCTCGGGCAGAATCTTCTGGATAGCCCTTTCCATAGCAAGAGCTGCCTCTTTCGCGGTCAAGCTACCCTTAAAAGAATCCGGTGCCAGCAAGAATTTCATCTTCACGCTTTCTGTTTTTGTCACAATTTACCAGATTTAAAACCGGAGGCCTTGCCCAAAATCCTACCCATCCTAAATTATTCACGGTAATTTTTATCCGATCATGGATAGGATTGGCCTCAATATCATTATAAAAAATAGGATAAGCCAAGGCCTGATCGTCAAAGGACAAACAAATGATCGACTATAAAAATGCCGATAAAGCGACATTAAAGGCAGAATATAAACGCCTTTCTCGGGAAACCCACAATCTACCTTTCTTTACCAGAAAAGAATTCTACGCCCTTCCCGAAATACTGGGTGATGAAGAAATCCCTGTCGCCATTACTTCAGGCATGATGAATGATCATACATGGCTGATCGTGTTGACCAATCGCCGTATTTTATTCCTTGATAAAGGGATGCTGTTCGGGGGCAAACAGGTCATTATCAGCTTGGCCGATATTACGGCTATCCAAGGCTCTACCGGTCTGATTTATGGTGAAATCACGATCAGTACCGCCGGACAAAAGCACGAAATCAGCCATATTTATAAAAAGGCTGTTAATAGCTTTATCCAAATGACGGATAAAGAACGGGATCAATATCGCTCCGATCCGATCCAGAAAATCAAACCCTTCCATCAGAATACCTCGGATAAAGTTACCCAATTGGAAAAACTAGCCGCCCTTAAAAATCAGGGCATCCTGACAGAAGAAGAATTTGAAAAAGAAAAAAGGCGTATTTTGGCCTTATAAAAGACGAAAATATTTCTTACATTGCCCCCATCTCAAAGACAGTCCGCCTTTCAAAATAGATATCACAAAATCGGGAAACAGAATTATGTGCGGTATTATCGGTATTATCGGACGCGAAGACCTTTCAGAACGCCTTTTCCAAGGATTAAGACGGCTGGAATATCGCGGTTATGATTCTGCCGGTATGTGTACGATCCATGATGGCAAACTCGATCGCCGCCGTGCCGAGGGAAAACTCGACAATCTCGGTCGGGTGCTGGCTAATGATCCACTTCCTGGTAAAATCGGCATTGCTCATACGCGTTGGGCAACTCATGGCGCACCAACGGTTGCCAATGCCCATCCCCATATTGCGGGTGATGTCGCGGTGGTTCACAATGGCATCATTGAAAATTTCAAAACACTGCGTGACGAATTACTGGAACGCGGCCATCATTTTGAAAGCGAAACTGATACCGAGGTTGTCGCCCATCTTCTTGATGAACAGATGCAGGCCGGCAAAGACCCGCGTCATGCTGTTTCCAAGGTTCTAAAAAAATTGCGGGGTGCTTTTGCACTCGCCATCCTTTTTAAAAATTATCCCGATCTCTTGATTGGTGCCAGACTGGGTTCACCCTTGGTCGTTGGCTATGGCGATGGCGAAAATTATCTTGGATCGGATGCCTTGGCTTTGGCACCGCTGACCCAGAAAATCAGCTATCTCGAAGAAGGCGATTGGGTCGTTCTTACGCGTGAAGGTATCGAAGTCCACGATATCGAAGACAGAATTGTCGAAAGACCGGTGGTGCTATCCGGTGCCAGTGGCCTGATGGTTGAAAAAGGCAATTACCGCCATTTCATGCAGAAAGAAATCTTTGAACAGCCAGTAGTCGTTGCTCAAACTTTACAAAGCTATCTTCGTCCGGTTGAAGGACAGGTCGCGTTGCCAGACCCCGATTTTGATCTCTCCCAAATCAAAAGAGTGACGATCGTAGCCTGCGGCACCAGCTATTATGCCGGTATGGTTGCCCGCTATTGGATCGAGCGTTTTGCGCGTGTGCCAGTCGAAATCGAGGCCGCATCAGAATATCGCTATCGTGAACCCGTGATGGAAGAAGGCGGTCTATCACTCTTTATCAGCCAATCGGGCGAAACCGCCGATACCTTGGCTGCACTTCGCCATGCTAGGGCAGGGGGACAGAAAATTGCCGTCGTTGTCAATGTCCCAACCAGCAGCATGGCACGCGAAGCTGATTTACTTCTCCCGACCCATGCTGGCCCTGAAATCGGGGTGGCCTCGACCAAGGCCTTTACGTGCCAACTCGCTGTCTTGGCCGCATTTGCTACTCATATCGCAAGGGTCAAAGGACAGCTCACACAACAAGAAGAACAGGACATCGTCCGCCATCTCGCAGAAGCCCCTGCGGCACTCAATGCAGCTCTGGCTTTCAATGACACAATCGAAAATGTTGCAACAGCCATCGCCCCCGCGCGGGATGTCCTTTATATTGGACGGGGGCCCGATTATCCCTTGGCGATGGAAGGCGCGCTCAAATTAAAAGAGATCAGCTATATCCATGCCGAAGGTTACGCGGCGGGTGAAATGAAGCACGGGCCTATCGCGCTTATTGATGACAAGGTGCCGATTATCGTTCTGGCTCCATCAGGGCCTCTTTTTGAAAAAACCGTTTCTAATATGCAGGAAATGCAAGCAAGAGGCGGCAAGGTTATTCTGATTTCTGATGAGAAAGGTATTCAGGAAGCCGGAGATAACTGCCTTGCAACTTTGACGATGCCCAAGGTGCATCCTCTCATTGCCCCGATCGTCTATGCTATTCCGGTGCAATTACTGGCCTATCATGTCGCCGTTATCAAAGGCACCGATGTCGATCAGCCCCGAAATTTGGCCAAAAGTGTTACGGTCGAATAGTAAATTTATACCGACTGATAGTAAAACTATATTTTTCTTAACAGCGGCTTTCCCTAATTTGGTTGTGACGGAAACACTCCTTTTCAAAGGGGTGTTTCTTTGCAATCGGGGGCAAAGGCAAATCTAGGCGAGAATTCTCCCGCTTCTGTCTTCCCGATTGTCCGATAACGATACAAAACGGGAATGCCTATGTCCGCCCTTCATGCTTTACAGCCGCTCTATTCACTTTCTGGCTTGGTGATCGGTTTTCTGGTGGGCATGACGGGTGTCGGCGGCGGTTCCTTGATGACACCGCTCCTTATCTTGCTCTTCGGTGTTCACCCCCAAACGGCTGTCGGAACGGATCTTCTCTATGCCTCGGCCACCAAATTTGTCGGAACGGGGATTCACGGTTTCAAAGGTTCGGTCGATTGGAAGGTCGTAACCCGCTTATGCGCAGGTAGTATTCCGGCCTCTATCCTCAGCTTGGTTTTCCTGCATTATCTCGGAATGCCGTCGTCAACGACTTCTCGCATTATCTCTGTCACCTTGGGCATTGCCCTATTACTGACCGCTCCCAGCGTTCTTTTCCGTGAAAAGATCAGAGCATGGGCAAGCCGCCGCAGCAAACCTTTGGGTGAAAAAAGCACCGCTTTTCTGACGGTTTTTCTTGGTTTTCTGCTCGGTGTCTTGGTGTCGCTGTCCTCGGTCGGTGCGGGCGCGATCGGTGTCACGGTGCTGATTATGCTCTATCCGACTTTACCAACCGCTAAAATTGTTGGTTCCGATATTGCCCATGCTGTGCCGTTAACCCTTATCGCCGGATCAGGTCACTGGCTGATGGGTGCCATCAATATTCCGATGCTGATTTCTTTATTGGTCGGCTCGATACCGGGTATCATCTTGGGCAGCCTGTTTATCGGTAAAGTCAACGAAACCGTGCAACGCTCGGTCTTGGCGACCATTCTTCTGGTTGTCGGCTTGCGCCTCGTCTGATTGAAATCTGATTTATTCTAAATCCAAAAACCGGATAGCCCAAGCTGTCCGGTTTTTCTGTATCAAGCCCCCGCTTTAAATTCTTTCTCCTGCCCTTTCTCCAGCATCCCCCAAATAATCCCAAGCCAAGCACTTTTTATGAAGGCGCAACCACTTTCTCATCGGACAGATTCAACAATATTTTTTTGAGAAGCCCTGCCAAGATTTGACGTTGTTCCGGCTCCAGCCCGTCCAAGACCCCATTTTGAACCTCGGTATGTGTTTTTACGGCTTGTTCAATCAAAGCCTCAATCTACTATTGCTTTTAATTAGAAACCGCGTCTTCTTTGGCCTTCGGTGAAGCCGCATCTTTCTTGGCGTCTTCAGCGGCCTGATAGAGCATCGCCATGCCTTGGGCATGATCGTCCAGCCTGTCGTCTATCTCGGCAAAGGCTTTATCAAAGGCCTTACGATGCCAATAAACGGCCTGTTCTTTGTTTTTCTCAACCCCGATCCCTTTTTCATAAAGGGTTGATAATTTAATCTCGGCGGGTTTGTAATGATGGCGTGCCGATCTTTCATACCATGAAAAGGCTTGCTTAAAATCCTGCGGGACAACCTGCCCCTTGGAATACATATCGCCCAATTTCATTTCAGCATCATAGGCTTGGGTATGATAAAAATCAGCCGTTGCCTTCCGATACCAAACCAGAGCCTGTTTGAAATCCTGCGGCACTGCCAAGCCACTATAATAGATATTCCCGATAGCATTTTCGGCGCGACTGTCATTTTGGGCAGCCGCTTTCTGATACCATGCCAAGGCTTTCGGATAATTCCGGTCTATTTTCTGGCCTTCAAAATAAAGGTCACCCATCACAGTTGCTGGATTATCAAA
Encoded here:
- a CDS encoding phage major tail tube protein — its product is MDASQDFDVMQLFNAENDLLGVVSEVSLPEPVYKKIPSDDPSIADEVTLASLGILAFSAEDALVEAVRQKGFTKLSLRSPSVEIIGRGVLKKENGKAVLKLSYYKESREGKRVTEIDPFHMVEVINGLDLGQRAREALGLSPEDL
- a CDS encoding SEL1-like repeat protein, encoding MILTTRSLFFQKNIWLPLLVALTPVTSFPLYAAVKTTDVKKANDNFESGLRYYHGHNVAQSYSQAREYFQKAADLGHAEAQFYLGALYERGKGVARNYKTAFSWYQKAADQGFVKAENNVGSMYQYGVGVPQNFQAALTWLQRAAGQGDKVAQTNLGDMYYQGLGTAQEYKTAAIWYQKAAAQGYALAEYNLGVMYSQGQGVTQDMATAATWYQKAADQKFPAAEYNIAYLYEKGQGVVQDQKIALAWYQKAADQGFVKAQLNLASLLYHQAKGKSQNYKEAVLWYQKAAAQGDVVALFMLGKMAHLGEGAARNDVDAYMWFSLAAGLGLKNAENNCQVLSKMMTPAQIAEAKKEAQSWLDKHPSFPVKKLNSAG
- a CDS encoding carbohydrate porin, whose protein sequence is MASSLFLLPCATAATASSYDQPDTQIQRDSAKLGNSTPAVSQIDPAAARDSKTAIPSPTADNKDTLDTSGNLLGDMGGLRTWLYKYGITFDLEEYDELWGNVSGGTGGKPAYEGVTAPTIRVDLEKLIGLKGGLFNVSALQTRGRSISQEQLSVYNPVSGFEADRSTRLFELWYQQSFFHDKLDIKIGQQDLYTEFLISDYGALYLNANFGWPMAPSVNLYGGGPAWPLASPAIRFRYRPTNQLTVLFAAADDNPSGHSFYNSADPTNQSVHKDGANFNMGGGALLIAELQYAINPQPDDMSTVTENPGLPGIYRLGGFYDTGRFPDQRYDTNGNLLASPDSNGNARMHRGNWMIYGIVDQMIWRPSLGSPTSLGVFVRPTFNMGDRNMVSFAIDAGLNLKAPFKGRNNDTVGLAWGMGRTSSGQRAYDRDLRYFNGGRYQPISGNEHHIELTYQAQITPWMVLQPDLQYIINPSGGVLNTNTYKKVGNEVVFGLHSNISF
- a CDS encoding aldo/keto reductase, producing MKQRPLGKTGFQIAPIIFGGNVFGWTVDEKRSFALLDAWIDAGFNAIDTADMYSAWVDGNKGGESESIIGHWLQAHPSKRDKVLIFTKVGGDFRDEKRKGLKAGYIRLAVEASLQRLSIEAIDLYQSHFPDETVDDEETLSVYQDLIKEGKIRAIGASNYTAPQLDRALKIAAEKNLPAYQTLQPEYNLYDRFGYEGAVADLCLDHTIGVIPYYSLASGFLSGKYRSEADLGQSQRGAGIKKYLNPRGMRILAALDEVSKGQNAKPAEIALAWLLTRPAITAPIASATSIEQMASLKKATEINLTPDEVILLNEASAVLPTD
- a CDS encoding histidine-type phosphatase yields the protein MKYWAILGSLLCVSLGSNALAAKHEPRYMLEKVVELSRHGVRPPTEKEAEEIASGTNRNWPEWVTPLGELTGHGYAASLLKARYEGEYYRKTGLLKSGCGLSKDVYIWSSPVERSKATALAYVDGMFPACNIPIHYSDMDSDYLFHFNKLVPPNSAPDQAKAEIEQILGSNLATARQRMQPEIARLRAAVCIAGKSCPIFDTPWQIKTKDKGGISVTGLESLASIGQVLLLEYSENKPLSEVAFGKAPDAATIGALLSLQTLRYDVGNDRLSAARQGGSVLLNQIRMALELGTGSASSTGRQAIAGPPDVAYLLYVAHDTNIAFIRRLLSFTWQVGEYPRGNIPPSSSLVFERWQDRVTKKRFIRLYFQTQTLDQTRSLTPLDQRHPLLTAEFKKPDCQKTKVGTLCPFDGMIAQMNQAIDYSTVAIAAHPVK
- a CDS encoding glycerate kinase family protein encodes the protein MKFLLAPDSFKGSLTAKEAALAMERAIQKILPEAETVILPMADGGEGTVQSLIDATQGQRISERVMNPLMQPVMADYGILGDGKTAIIEMAAASGLQFVDEKSKNPLITTTYGTGQLLKSALDRGIRKIIMGMGGSATNDGGAGMAEALGVRFLDKKGWPITRGGGGLSTLAEIDISGLDPRIADTEIIIASDVTNPLVGEIGASAVFAPQKGANPDMVRQLDDNLRHYADLIKASLGKEIAEKAGAGAAGGLSGGLLAFTDATIEKGIELVIRITGLMEKSKDADYVLTGEGGIDFQTQYGKTPMGVAKAAKKANPETVVIALGGYIGEQIDSLYQKGIDAIFGILPAAIPLDQALLSAAANVERTTENIVRLIKADKAVG
- a CDS encoding PH domain-containing protein → MIDYKNADKATLKAEYKRLSRETHNLPFFTRKEFYALPEILGDEEIPVAITSGMMNDHTWLIVLTNRRILFLDKGMLFGGKQVIISLADITAIQGSTGLIYGEITISTAGQKHEISHIYKKAVNSFIQMTDKERDQYRSDPIQKIKPFHQNTSDKVTQLEKLAALKNQGILTEEEFEKEKRRILAL